CGCTCGATTTCCCGGTGGTCCTCGCCCGCGTGCAGACGCAGCTGACGCTCAAACGGGCGGTGGACCAGGTGCGGCTCCTCGAGCTCGAGCTGGTCGAGCGGAACCGCGTGCTGGAATCGGCCAACGGCCGGATGGCTCGCGATCTGAAGGCCGCCGCCCGGGTCCAGGAGGCCCTGCTCCCGCGAGGGACCCCGGGCGTCTCGGGCCTGGAGTGCGCCTGGACGTTCCGGCCCTGCGACGAGCTGGCCGGCGACGGCCTGGGGATCGTGAGGCTCGACGCCTCGCGCGTGGGCCTGTACGTCCTGGACGTCAGCGGCCACGGCGTCGCCTCGGCCCTGCTCTCGGTGAGCATCGCGCGCGTCCTCACGCCGCCGGACGACCCGGCCTCGATCCTGATGCGTCCCGCCGCGGACGGCGATCGCCCGGGGCCCGCTTCCCCGGCCGAGGTCCTCGATCGGCTCAACCTCCTCTTCCCGTTCGACCTGGCGACCGAGAAGTTCTTCACGATGGTCTACGGGGTGTTCGATGCGGCGACGGGGGAGTTTCGCTATGCATCGGCGGGACATCCCGGCCCCGTCCACCTTCCCGCCGACGGCCCTCCCGCCCTCCTCGAAGGTCGGGGCTTTCCGGTCGGGCTGGCGGAGGAGAGCTGTCAGGAGCGCAGCCTGGTCATGAGGGCCGGGGACCGTCTGCTCCTCTACTCCGACGGCGTGCCGGAGGCGGCGGACCTCGACGGCCGGCTCTTCGGGAACGAGCGGCTTTTGGGCGCGGTCGATCGGGCCCGGGACGAGCCGCTCTCGGCCGGGGTCGCCGCCCTGCGCATGGACGTCGAGCGGTGGTGCGGCGACGCGGGCGTCCAGGACGACGTCTCGATCCTGGCGGTGGAGTTCTCGGGCGCGATCGACCGGTCCGACGTCGCCCGCCGCGCCTGATGCGCCGACACCTGCGTCGTCATATCGAATCAAGCACGAGCGCCAGGCTTCACAAGGGACGATAGGCGGCCTCATGGAACGCAAGCTGACCGCGGGCTTCGGCCTCGCCTTGATCGTCCTGATCGTCAACGCCGTGATCTCGTTCTGGAACGTGCAACGCCTCGTCGTCGACAGCGGTTGGGTCGTGCACACCCGAGAGGTGCTGAGCGAGGTGGAGTCGGTCGTCGCCTCGCTCCGCGAGGCCGAGGTCCTGCGGAGCGTCTACGTCGTCACGGGCCGCGAGGGATCGGCCGCGCGACTGGATCAGATCGCCGAGGACGTGAAGCGCGGCATCGCGGAATTGACCCGGTTGACCGCGGACAACCCGGAGCAGCAGGTCCGGATGAAATCGCTCGGCGGGCTGGTCGACCAATGGTTCGACGTCCTGCGGGCCGACATCGGCCTGCGCGGCGACGCGGGGTTCGAGGCGGCGAGACGGGCGATCGCGACGGGTCGGGGCGATCGAGCCCGGGACGAGGTGCTGCGGACGATCCGGGAGGTCAAGGATCTCGAGATCGTCCTCCTGGCCCGCCGGACGGCCGACACGAGCGCGAGCATCCGACGGGCCGCGGTCACCTTCTCCGTGGCCCTGCTGCTGGCCCTGGGGCTCTTGGGCGCCGCGTATTTCCTGGTCCGGCGCGACGTGGTCGAGCGGGATCGGGAGCAGGCGGCGGCCGAGGAGAGGACGCGGCTGGCGATGCTCGGCGCCGACGTCGGCACGGCCCTGAACCAGGTCGACGGCCTGCCCGACATCCTCCGAAACTGCTGCGCGCTCCTGGTCCGCCACCTCGACGGGGCCTTCGCCCGGGTCTGGACCCTCGACGAGGGCGAGGACGTGCTCGTCCTCCAGGCCAGCGCCGGGATGTACACGCACACCGACGGGCCCCACGGCCGGGTGCCCGTGGGCCGATTCAAGATCGGCCTCATCGCCCAGGAACGGCGGCCGCACCTGACCAACCAGGTCGTCGGCGATCCCCGGGTGGCCGACCAGGAATGGGCCCGCCGCGAGGGCATGGTCGCGTTCGCGGGCTACCCCCTGCTGGTCATGAACCACCTGGTGGGCGTCATCGGCCTGTTCGCACGCCATCCCCTCACCGACGCCTCGCTCCAGGCCATGGGCACGATGGCCAGCGGGATCGCCCTGGGGATCGAGCGCAAGCGGGCCGAGGAGGACCTTCGGCAGGCCAAGGAGGCGGCCGAGGCGGCGAGCCGCTCCAAGAGCACGTTCCTGGCGAACATGAGCCATGAGCTGCGCACGCCCCTGAACGCGATCATCGGCTACAGCGAGATGCTCCGCGAAGAGGCCGAGGAGGCGGGCCAGGACGGCCTGGTGCCCGACCTGGGGAAGATCCACGCCTCCGGGCACCATCTGCTCGGCCTCATCAACGACATCCTCGACCTCTCCAAGATCGAGGCCGGCAAGATGGACCTCTACCTGGAGACCTTCGACGTGGCCGAGCTGGTCCGCGGCGTGGTCGGCACCATCGAGCCCCTGATCGCGAAGAACGGCAACAGGCTGGTGGTCGACTGCCCCGACGACCTCGGGGCGATGCACGCCGACCTGACGAAGGTCCGCCAGGCCCTCTTCAACCTCCTCAGCAACGCCGGGAAGTTCACCGACCGCGGGACGATCACCCTGCGGGCGGCGATCGAACGGGCCGAGGGCCGGGGGTGGGTCGTCCTGGCCGTCCGGGACAGCGGGATCGGGATGACGCCCGACCAGCTCAGGCGGCTCTTCCAGCCGTTCACCCAGGCCGACGCCTCCACCACCCGGAAGTACGGCGGGACCGGCCTCGGCCTCACCATCACCCGGCGCTTCTGCCAGATGATGGGGGGCGACATCATCGTCGAGAGCGAGCCGGGCCGCGGATCGGCCTTCACGATCCGGCTCCCGGCCGAGGCGAGGAATGATCTCGCCGACCCGGATCTCGCCGAGGTCGTGGACGACGCGCCCGCCTCCGAGGCGTCGCCCGCCGTTGCGCCGACCGATCCCGGGGACACGGTCCTGGTGATCGACGACGACCCCACGGTCCGCGACCTGATGCGCCGGGCCCTGAAGAAGGACGGCTTCCAGGTCGCCTACGCCGCGGGGGGCGAGGAGGGCCTGCGGCTGGCGCGCGAGATCCGCCCGGCCGCCATAACGCTCGACGTGATGATGCCGGGGATGGACGGCTGGGCGGTCCTCGAAGCCTTGAAGTCGACTCCCGACGTGGCGGAGATCCCGGTGGTCATGGTGACCATCGTCGACGACAAGAACCTGGGCTACGCGTTGGGGGCCTCGGACTATCTGACCAAGCCGATCGACCGCAAGCGCCTCGCGACGGTCCTGAAGAAGTACCGCCGGACGGGCGCGGATTGCCGCGCCCTGGTGGTGGACGACGACGAGGCGACTCGACAGATGGTCCGCCACGCGCTCGAGGCCGACGGATGGGTCGTGTCCGAGGCGGAGGACGGCCGGGCCGGCCTGGAACGCGTGGCGGAAGCCGTGCCCGACCTCGTCGTCCTGGACCTGATGATGCCCGAGATGGACGGGTTCGGCTTCGCCCAGGAGCTGCGCCGCCGCGACGCGTGGCGGACGATCCCCATCCTCGTGTTGACGGCGAAGGACGTCACGGAGGAGGACCGCATCCGGCTCAACGGGCACATCCTCGGGGTGGTCCGGAAAGATGCCTACTCGCGAGGGCGGCTGCTGGACGAGATCCGCCGCGAGGTGGTCGACCGCGTCCGTCCGGGCGCGGCTCGCCCCGCGGACGCGAAGGAATCGGGATGACGCGTCGCCGGGAGAATCCGGCGGGAGGGATGTGCATCGATGCCGAAGATCCTCCTGGTCGAGGACAACGAGCTGAACCGCGACATGCTCTCCCGGCGCCTGGGGCGCAAGGGCTATGACGTGGTCATAGCCGCCGACGGGCGGGAGGGGGTCGCCGCGGCCCTGGCGGGGGAGTTCGACCTGATCCTGATGGATATGAGCCTTCCCGTCTTGGACGGCTGGGAGGCGACGCGGCTTCTGAGGGCCGACCCGCGGACCGCGGCGACGCCGATCATCGCCCTGACGGCCCACGCCATGCCCGGCGACCGCGAGCGCGCGATCGACGCGGGATGCGACGACTACGACAGCAAGCCGATCGATTTCACCCGGCTGCTCGCCAAGATCGAGTCCGGCCTCGACGCGGGGCCGCGGACATGACCAGCACCCGATCGGCACTCGTCCTCCCGAACGTCCAGGTCGAACCGTCCTTAATCGTGCGGTCGATATGTGAATACCACGCGCTTTTGGCAACGAACTTGCAGATCCGGTCCTGCCACCGCCCGGAACCTTCTCCGGAGCGGGGCATAGATGCTTGCAGGAGGATCACGATGGCCGCCGCCAAGGATCCCGAAAAGCTCGTGGACCTGCCGCCCTACGGCAGTCGCAACCCCGACCCCGCCTCCGACCAGCCGGGCTCGCACCCGATCGAGACCGGCATCGGGGCCGCCGTCGGCGGCGCCGTCACGGGGGCGTCCCTCGGCTCGGCGGCCGGGCCCGTGGGGATGGCGATCGGCACGGCCGTCGGGGCCGTCGCCGGCGGGCTCGCGGGCAAGGGCCTCGGCGAATTGATCGACCCGACCACCGAGGACAACTGGCTGCGCGACAACTTCGGCTCGCGGCCGTACGTCGAGGAGGGCGACCAGTTCGAGGACTTCCACCACGCGTTCCGCTACGGGGCGTGGGCCGAGTCGAAATACGGCGACTCGGGCATCGACCTGTCGGACAGGACGTTGCAGGACGACTGGGAGGCCAGCAAGGACAGCCAGATGCCCTGGTCGAAGGCCAGCCTCGCCGTGAAGGACGCCTACGACCGTTGCGTCGAGGTGCGCAGGCGACGTGGCGCGAACCCCTGAATGAGCCCGGGTGGGACTCCCGGTTGATCGATACGCCGCCTCCCCGGGTCCGCCCGACGAGGCGGCTTTTCGCGTTCGAGGACCCTCTCGCCGAGGCGTCGGGCGGACGAAGCGGCTGGACATGGTCTTCCTATAGTTTCGCATGATCCGCATCCACCTCGACGACGCCACCCGCGACGAGCTGAAGGCCCTGCGACGCAGCGACCTGCCGCACAAGGTCCGCGACCGCTTCTTGAGCCGCCCCGAATGGACCCGGCGGCGGAGCCGGTTGGAGGCCGCGTCCCGGGCGCCGAACTCCGCCGGCGGGGCGCGCCAGGGGATGCCGGTCCTGGCCCGGTAGAGGACGGCCTCGAAGAACATGCGGTCGGGCGGCTCCGGCTCCGGGCCCGGCTTCGAGCGGCAGCCCTCGACCATCGGGCCGAGGACGGCCCGGATCTCGTCGGCGATCAGGCGTCGCATGGCGGCGTCGGCCCCCTCCTGGGTCGTGGTCCGCCTTAAACCCTTACCGGATCGGCCTCCAGGCAGTCGACAGGCTCTAGACTCATGGAAGGCCTGGGGGGAATGTCTACTGAACTGACTGGACCTTCCTCTATGGGCATCAACGAGAAACATTCGACTATCGTCACCCCATCCGCTCCATAGCCTCCCGGGCCAGAGCGACGTCCGCTTCCGCATATCGCAGCGTCACCGCGGGCGAGGTGTGCCCCGACGCGGCTCGTGCCACGTCCAGCCCGAATTCCCGACGCAGGGCCGTCGCCGCGGAGTGTCGAAGCTGGTGAGGGTGCCAGTGCGGGACGACCGGCGCGTCCGAGCCTTGCGCCGCGTTCGCCCGGACGATCCCGGGGTGATCGCCTGTCGGTAGCTGGCGACCGAATAGCGTTCCCCGAGCTTGCGAGGAACGGCCGGATCGCTGCGATCGACCTGCGAGGGCTGCACCTTGCTCTTGCGGGCCGCTCTGAGGCTTGTCTTACGCTCCGCTTCGGCTTCGACGGGCGGAGAACGGATATTCGGACAGGACGGGCCTCAGCCACGGCCGTAGGACTTCCTGCGCGGCCGGGCCGATGAGGATGACTCGCCCCTTGCCATGGTGGGCGGTCTTGTGGCCGGCGGGTCGGTACTCCCAGACCTTCCCGGCGGTCGTTAGGTCGCGCCCCCGCATCGCGCAGACCTCCCCCGGCCTGGCACCCGTCAGCCGCTGAATTTCGACCATGGTGCGGACCGGCGGGGGCAGGAACGGCAGCGTCGCCGCGACATGGGCGTCGTGGACCGCATGACCGGTTCCGACTCGCGGACGTCGGCAGCCCCCCCCGCCGCAAGCCCCCCCACGGTCCGGGGCGACTCCCAGGCGGACGACGGGAGCAACTGTTCCGACACCGCCCACTTGAACATGCGGACGATCGCCCCGACGCGCCTGTTCACCAGGGTTCGGCGCAACCCCGAGTCCACCATCCGCCGATGCACGGCCTTGAGCGCCAGCGGGCGGAAGTCGAGGGCCGGGGGCTCTGCGTACAGTTCGACTGCGACCCGCAACGCGTCCCGGATGTTCATCGGCTCGCGCGAGCGGTAGCGGGCCCCGGCGCACGCGTGATACCGCGAGGCCAGTTCGACTCGACGACGGTCAGGGTCGAATCGTCGGGGAGCCTTCGGCCGTTGGCGAGCCATTCGGCGATGACGCGATCGTAGGCCTTGCGACTCGCCTCGGAGCCGTGCAGGCCCAGATTGACGGCCCGGCCGTCGAAGGTGACGACCGCTTGACCGGTCCCTTTGTGATGGCGATAGGAGGGTGTGCGGGCGGGTTGGATGGACATGACGGCGCTCCAAATCCGGTAGACTACCGTTTCGGCCGCACCGCCCGGCTTCGGCAGGTTGGCGCTAACTTGAGCTTTCGGATGGGGTTAGGAAAAGCGGGCGAGGGGATTCGAACCCCTGACGTCCAGCTTGGGAAGCTGGCATTCTACCACTGAATTACGCCCGCGGGAGGGGGAGCGGCGCTCCCCGACAGGTCGCCCAAATCATAGCCGGGCGGGATGCCGAGGGCAATGGGTCTCTCGGCGGAGGGGCTCGCCGGAAGTGCGGCGGGGATCCGAACTCGAATTGCCGATTCGCGGGGATCATGGTAAGCGTAGGACCCCTCGGCGCTCTGGCGGCCACGACACGACGTCGCTAAAGCATGGATGCTCGCCGGGGTCCCTGTCTCTTGGGCGCGGGTCGATATGAAGAATTTCGTTCGCCTGGTGCGGTCCGCCTGGCCTTATCGCTACCGATTCGGCGTGTCGATCGCCTGCGCCTTGATGGTCGCCCTGCTCTCGTTCATGGAGCTGGGCGCCGTCCTCCCCGTGCTCAAGATCCTCATCAACAACGACAACCCCCAGCGCTGGATCTCGACCAAGATCGACTCGATCGCCGAGAACATCGAGCAGCTGGGGGCCCGTCGCGAGGAGCTGGCGCGGGTGGAGCGGGCGTTCGCGGCCGGCGGGGCCTCCGCGGCCCCCCTCA
The DNA window shown above is from Paludisphaera mucosa and carries:
- a CDS encoding PP2C family protein-serine/threonine phosphatase; this encodes MSVPGALLVVDDNELNRDMLSRRLQRKGYDVTVAEHGRRALELIAERPFDLVLLDVMMPDLNGLEVLADLRKSHSASDLPVIMATARSRSEDVVEALNLGANDYVTKPLDFPVVLARVQTQLTLKRAVDQVRLLELELVERNRVLESANGRMARDLKAAARVQEALLPRGTPGVSGLECAWTFRPCDELAGDGLGIVRLDASRVGLYVLDVSGHGVASALLSVSIARVLTPPDDPASILMRPAADGDRPGPASPAEVLDRLNLLFPFDLATEKFFTMVYGVFDAATGEFRYASAGHPGPVHLPADGPPALLEGRGFPVGLAEESCQERSLVMRAGDRLLLYSDGVPEAADLDGRLFGNERLLGAVDRARDEPLSAGVAALRMDVERWCGDAGVQDDVSILAVEFSGAIDRSDVARRA
- a CDS encoding response regulator, whose product is MERKLTAGFGLALIVLIVNAVISFWNVQRLVVDSGWVVHTREVLSEVESVVASLREAEVLRSVYVVTGREGSAARLDQIAEDVKRGIAELTRLTADNPEQQVRMKSLGGLVDQWFDVLRADIGLRGDAGFEAARRAIATGRGDRARDEVLRTIREVKDLEIVLLARRTADTSASIRRAAVTFSVALLLALGLLGAAYFLVRRDVVERDREQAAAEERTRLAMLGADVGTALNQVDGLPDILRNCCALLVRHLDGAFARVWTLDEGEDVLVLQASAGMYTHTDGPHGRVPVGRFKIGLIAQERRPHLTNQVVGDPRVADQEWARREGMVAFAGYPLLVMNHLVGVIGLFARHPLTDASLQAMGTMASGIALGIERKRAEEDLRQAKEAAEAASRSKSTFLANMSHELRTPLNAIIGYSEMLREEAEEAGQDGLVPDLGKIHASGHHLLGLINDILDLSKIEAGKMDLYLETFDVAELVRGVVGTIEPLIAKNGNRLVVDCPDDLGAMHADLTKVRQALFNLLSNAGKFTDRGTITLRAAIERAEGRGWVVLAVRDSGIGMTPDQLRRLFQPFTQADASTTRKYGGTGLGLTITRRFCQMMGGDIIVESEPGRGSAFTIRLPAEARNDLADPDLAEVVDDAPASEASPAVAPTDPGDTVLVIDDDPTVRDLMRRALKKDGFQVAYAAGGEEGLRLAREIRPAAITLDVMMPGMDGWAVLEALKSTPDVAEIPVVMVTIVDDKNLGYALGASDYLTKPIDRKRLATVLKKYRRTGADCRALVVDDDEATRQMVRHALEADGWVVSEAEDGRAGLERVAEAVPDLVVLDLMMPEMDGFGFAQELRRRDAWRTIPILVLTAKDVTEEDRIRLNGHILGVVRKDAYSRGRLLDEIRREVVDRVRPGAARPADAKESG
- a CDS encoding response regulator, producing the protein MPKILLVEDNELNRDMLSRRLGRKGYDVVIAADGREGVAAALAGEFDLILMDMSLPVLDGWEATRLLRADPRTAATPIIALTAHAMPGDRERAIDAGCDDYDSKPIDFTRLLAKIESGLDAGPRT
- a CDS encoding tyrosine-type recombinase/integrase; translation: MVRANAAQGSDAPVVPHWHPHQLRHSAATALRREFGLDVARAASGHTSPAVTLRYAEADVALAREAMERMG